ctaaaaaaaaaaaaaaaaaccgagtTGGATACGTTCAAGTGTATGTACATTGTATAGAAAGAGAAAGTCTTCCTTCGaaagaagaatttaaataacgctaaatatttattacctaGGATTTCAGAAAGTGCCGAAAAGCTTCTCCCtccgattaataattttgtcttCTTTGGTAATGGGAATGTTGGTATCATGCGGATTCAGCAGCACTCTTACTTCTTGCCTGGCAAATAAAGGAAACTCCGTTTCCCTGACTAATCTCAACGACGTGGTGCTGAAAAGGACACACTCGCTTTGTATTAGGAACGACAGCACCGCATATGTCCACTTTACAGTggtaaaaatagaaacaaagaaaatgtataaatacaacGCAAACTGCTGCGTTCTCACAGTTTCTGCATTTAGGAAATGTGTTCTCTCCAGGAAAATACGCTTTCTCATATTGAAACTAGAACAAAAGTAATGCTTCTTCAAATAATCTtacaaatctattttaataagagaTTATCTGTGCAACACAAAAGGATGTGCAGAATaacaatcttaaattttagaaaatctaGAATAATTGGCAAAATTAGTTTGTAAAATAGTTCGAGAACACATACGAATATCCGAATATCTGTCGttcttgtttcttttattcGAACGGCCTGCAGTTTCAAGGATTATTACAATGCGACCTTTGCATCAATCGCATGGTTTAATATTccattactaataaataaaatatcatgtgtcaaaagaattaattaaaatattaatgaattaaaataatatttaataggaTGGTTTGCCGGAGGGCGACCTTCAGGATGATTGGAAAGAATTGCTGAACCATGACTGTCCCGACATGAGGGACAGCGAGGCTGTCGCTGCAAAATTATGCAGTCCGGGTTTCGCCTACTTCGAGGCACCGGCCGTATTTCTACCGGTCTATCGTAAAGTTGAGCACGAGTGTGACATCGTACAGTTGCCTGACAATTATTGGAGCGTCAGATTGGCGTTTCTTCACGCCAGAGCGTCGCAACACCGTAAACTCATTGACAATTagtaagtattatttttttgatcaTTTCAAACGCGAGACACATAGTTAATTGCAAATTGACTtacatgttaaaataaaaaatttatttgcgtaAAGAGGTGATACTTCgaaaatatctgaaaaatatctaaaaaattattaatcattatattaaattaatttaattaatgcttaccattaatttgttatttattatctaataatttgACAGCTTGCGTAATAATCGGAACAAAAGAATATGCAAACTGCATGACTCAATGTAGCctaatctattaattatataattccttagtttcatttttaatttaattagaagatATTTGCAACTTTTGTACAGCTTAATGCGTATGCGTTCGGCTGGAATATTGAGTTATCTTGAAAAGAAGTGGATCTCACAGCAAACTTATAGCCAGTCCAGTTATCTTCAATCAAACAGCTTCCAGCCGGTAGAATACATGCATGTTCGCTTAACTACCGGGTTATTCTACATAATGGTGACCATTAGTATATTCATTTGCATTTTGGAAAACATATGGTACAAACATGCGCAAAAACTCAAGAGGAATTCTAATTCCATATTACTGGGAACGCGTGATAATAGTGTAATGAAGGCgcgttataaaataagatcacGGCTCGAACGACGTCGGAGGCTCAGCTTGATATTCCTATCTGAAAGTATAAAGAATCCAGAATTTCTTCAGAACGTCAAAGTACGAATTAACTGATGGTAAATATAACgcaatgcaaataatataaatttgagaGAATAATGTCAGTAACGAAGAGACCTTGCTccgtttctttaattttgatttaatagtaataataataataatatgtatataagcatagtacataatatacaatacagaaaaataatcatGGCGAACATCGTTATTGACCGATACACTTTCTGCGTTACGCAAAACCGCACGCGAGGTCGTATTTTCGAATACAACGCGCAACAATTATAATCGCAGAAACGATGTTCCTCTCATTGTTACAAGACGTTATTCACAATTATAAACAACGGACATTTACAAATGCATTATGCATCGGCGTCATATATTTAAGGCCTATATGGatcttacattataattaaagaaactttGGCTTCTTTTTACGTGGTACTTCGCCAACTATGACTCTCAAAAAAGGGAatgcgagagagcgagagagcgagaacgGCAGTCCCGGCGAGAAATCGTAGATTTAAATGCACCGCGACACTTCTCAGAGTTTTCCTGCTTCCGCATTATCGTCGATTTCTTAAATCTGACGAGCTTAACGCTAATATCCTAAAGATTTAATCCTAGATATCCAACGGACCTTAGTATTTCTTTATCTTGCGGGATACCACACTCTTCTGagcataaaaatgttatatattaatgtatttgattaGTTTCTGTCTTAAGATGCATTTCTTAGAGAGTCCAACAAATCAAATTTCATGTTTCTTTGTTAAATAGgacattaaaaagaaatgtatgaCGATTGTGATTTCAGTACGTAATGATTGTATGGGATTGTGTACAGGATTCTCTAGgattaacattataacatttcaacaaaaataatgcatttcaTTCAATGTTTAACGGCGCAACTTAAAACGAAGTTAAGCGTAATCATGTTAGTGACTGATATCTTCTTTCCATCTCTGTCGCAGCTCATACGAACGTCGTGGTAATTACCGGGCtcgtaaaactttaaataaattacgtgCCTGGATAATAAGTGTATcttattcaatatataatgaaaGATTTGgctatttataatactttgttCTTCATACGCGCTGCATGaattcatatacatatttattttcattccaAGAAGATGTGAGATTTTGATTGGCATCTCTTTTGAAACATGCAAAACTCACTCGAGCTGCAataatcagaatttttaacaCAATGACTGCGAGAATattaacaagaataaaataaattattatagatacGCATTTTGTGTAAAAGAGTAGTGATCGTTATGTAaatcattaacaaaatatcgTATTTTCCTTGactttttttgaaacttatttcttataattttttttttaatacaccaaggataatcaattttaataatatactaaggataaagaataaaattgcatatcGTCCGCAAATTGTAAATCGGAGATaggagaaaatttatttctgcaaaattaaataaaatttaaataatttgtaacttcgtaaaacaaatttttaccaaTTTTTCAACACATGAATTTTGCAGTGATATTTTTAAGTCCATTTTGCATTAAAAGATATAgtatacacaattttttcatttcaacGGTCTTTTTTCCACATGagaaatctaaatttatagttcccatattgtttacattaatatccGCTATTGATTTTGTTTTCATCCAGCAATGCAACTTTAGTTGATTCCATTGCGGCCGgttattaaactgaaattttCATTTCCTATTAATTACAACTGTAAAATTAACGCTAACAAGTAAAGATTTAACTTGTGACATAAGCTTCTCGATCTAGAAAAcacattatttacaaatacgCTGTTCAATCTTCATCAACAAAACGTTGTAAACCCCTGCTGCATAcacaattatacaatattttactaatataatataatacaactcGTAACAAAGTACGTAGAATTATACCGTGTCAATCCTGTAGGCGTGAGATCAAACAACGTCTCGCAACATATTTATGCTATCACTGCCGATAACATAATAtcttataagaatatataatactcaaattaaaatGAAGACTATTAGtttccataaaataaaatattcaatctGTGTAATCAGAAACCACATGTAcgatgtattttaatttcttcaatgTGGACAAGAATtgtaaagaaagagaaagaaaaagaatttcgattttaaaatttaagaatacacAGAGAAtgggattt
This DNA window, taken from Monomorium pharaonis isolate MP-MQ-018 chromosome 6, ASM1337386v2, whole genome shotgun sequence, encodes the following:
- the LOC105835450 gene encoding uncharacterized protein LOC105835450 — protein: MKHLLLSMILPYVAAEMCIGLLRNRAETRKIRRRPGHISLWNAITGEFEQLEALKSNNTAFCSVNAVNDLRGKTLVVATDSMHPYVIINGNEVTGIIGDIWTILEETLKFKTIYRRARRTIVATLMNGDTHALLIATAMYIYPSSHYAYSVPFTTNSYALFVQSDGAIDTKWWYVNIFSRGLWLAFFASIICIACSIVGIYRIKKFVYADYGECDDELSSLSFNLLYVLGGQGFQKVPKSFSLRLIILSSLVMGMLVSCGFSSTLTSCLANKGNSVSLTNLNDVVLKRTHSLCIRNDSTAYVHFTVDGLPEGDLQDDWKELLNHDCPDMRDSEAVAAKLCSPGFAYFEAPAVFLPVYRKVEHECDIVQLPDNYWSVRLAFLHARASQHRKLIDNYLMRMRSAGILSYLEKKWISQQTYSQSSYLQSNSFQPVEYMHVRLTTGLFYIMVTISIFICILENIWYKHAQKLKRNSNSILLGTRDNSVMKARYKIRSRLERRRRLSLIFLSESIKNPEFLQNVKVRIN